A region of the Dysidea avara chromosome 9, odDysAvar1.4, whole genome shotgun sequence genome:
gttattagaggtgtacaatcccatatagcaataatagactacaaaattccactacataccacaacatatttaattatatctcttgaacccattatgggcccaccacaaaaattttaccaacaatagaccataacctaATTATTATTTGCTAAAAAATtgaaagaatttgaagcagcactttttgaaacattaaggattaaagtttttaatggagcctttttaaaccttaattaaattcatatcccatagtttatggattacttgaaagatcaatGAACAGTCTTTAAtcgctgaaaattttattttaaaatattaccacagtggtgagctacagttgattttgtaactcaagacagaccaatttttcatgaagtgttcaaaatatttgtggtcataaatcagaaactatgtggtgtacgaggctaaaaattggtatgggtgatgagtaccataggtactacaaacacaccaagtttcgtcgaaatccaagaggtgaccctacaatttcttggtgatttggcatggaatgacccattagCAAtccaaatagttttgtggtgtctaacTATGCTCCTCTAAAGAAAAGTATCAATACTAAATTTTAATGCTTCGGTATGATTTCCATGCATAAAGAAGATAACCATGTGATTGAATATAAAAGGAAAAGCAAAGCATAGAAAGTAGACACTTGTCGGAACCAGAAAAGCACATGTCACACAtgatttgttattgtggcagaaatggtgaccatgcactGTTCTGTTTGGCCtcccttgcgactgtggtcaggcaagcAAGCCAGCTGACCGAAAATTaggttttggtgatttttaaaaaaatcggTATTCAGCCTTCTGTAAACACTTTTTTAATGGtggatttgatgttagatgtgCTAGCATTagtctgtaaaggtgattttcatgatGTATGATattttttaaaggcagaaatTTGGCAAGCACCATTTTTTTTAGGGGGacccctactaaacagtactactataaTGCTTGATAACTAAAATTTGCACTTGTTGACTTTGTAGTGACATCGAATGCACTTGTCTTCATGACTGACTTCCTACGTGATGTGTACAAGGTGACCAGGTTTAAACCTCAAAAAAAAAGACTGGTTACCTCATCATCTCTCAAGGTACCTGTTAAATTTACACTGATTAAACGTGATAGTGAGCTTACATACAGTAAGCTAAGTGATATACGTAGTCACCACAGGAGAGGCTCATTTGCTATAGATAAAGTAGCAATGAGTGGTAGAGCTAAAAGCATTCAAGAAATATTTCATTGTTGTCCAAAGTCTGTTCTAATAGAGGGAATACCTGGAATTGGTAAAAGTGTACTATCCAAAGAAATTGCTTATTACTGGGCTAGTGGTGAAATATTGGAGGGCATACTTGTTTCACTTGATAATGATTTACATTCTACTTCATCTGTTAGTGAATTGTTTTATTATTTAAACACTAAATATGATGTTGTCAATGATAGTGATGTTGAAATTACAGCTAGAAGACTTAAGGAATCAAAAGGGTCTACTATAGTTCTTGTGATAGATGGATATAATGAATGCCCTATTGATAGTCAGTTGAGGTTGTTTGTTGATAAaataatccatggtgaacgtttGCCTAAGTGTATGATAGTGGTTCTTTCACGACCAAGCATTGCCTCAGTATCGATAGATTACATAGTTGACCAGAGATATGAAATTCTTGGCCTGACAAGTACAGAACAATCTCAGTACATTTCAGAA
Encoded here:
- the LOC136266412 gene encoding uncharacterized protein isoform X2 — encoded protein: MTSNALVFMTDFLRDVYKVTRFKPQKKRLVTSSSLKVPVKFTLIKRDSELTYSKLSDIRSHHRRGSFAIDKVAMSGRAKSIQEIFHCCPKSVLIEGIPGIGKSVLSKEIAYYWASGEILEGILVSLDNDLHSTSSVSELFYYLNTKYDVVNDSDVEITARRLKESKGSTIVLVIDGYNECPIDSQLRLFVDKIIHGERLPKCMIVVLSRPSIASVSIDYIVDQRYEILGLTSTEQSQYISEALKEVPEKRAELEKCLTQYPIISVLTYSPFYLSILLCIVKLKNLPKTLTEIAELLIVYTVCQEYANQGKSPFSEMHKLVNLPKSAKAFVYHLAHLAFKGL